Below is a window of Neofelis nebulosa isolate mNeoNeb1 chromosome 8, mNeoNeb1.pri, whole genome shotgun sequence DNA.
CCGTCAGCCAGGTGCCACTGGCCATCAGATAACCACGTGAAGGCTGACAGCTAGCAAGCTGCGTCCCATAGAACTGTACCCATAGCAGGGACTCCCAGGTCCCACCaacttgtctctctttctgctttctcttgCTGGCACTTTGTGTGCTGTTTGGagattctaaatattttacactgatgtttctttgtctttaacaCGTTGCTCTCTCTTTGTGCTTCAGGGAAGATGGTGAAAAAAGTCTGTCCTTGCAACCAGCTCTGTagtaattatcttttctttctgttatttttggtCCTTGATTGCAAAGCCTGTTATCCATGAGTTCTTGGAACCCTGAAGCTTCACAACGCCCTCATTTCCCAACTTCCATCTGTCTAGTTCTGCACCCTgttctgatatattttttaacatgctTAATTGCTGACCTCTGACTATCCTTACAGATTAAGAAATCACCTCCTAGTCAGTGCTCTCACATGATGACCCTCTGTGATCCTGGCTTTGTGACAATTATGGATTGATGATGCccatgatagagagagagatcagggatGCCTGGCTCTTTGGGGAGAGCCCTTTAGTTAGCAGATATGTGCCAGCCGCTGTTCTCCCACTGGAAAATCAGCACTGGTCAAAACATGGAAAAGTCCGCATCCTCATATCACAGCAGGAGGCGTCTGCTAGATTGGGGAGGAGAAAAGCACTACTTCGTAGAGTCTGGCTTCTTAGGCTGATGGCTTCTCATTAACGTGCATGCAATTCAACTACCCAATCAGCCACCTAGACAGTCAGAAAACTCTGTATTTGGGGTACTGGGCAATAAGCTGTGACTCATAGTAGGTTATCGTTCATGGGATCTGGTGGTGGGACATAGGGGAAATGTATTAtggcaggagaaaaaaatggatttgggGTGGTAAAATATATACTACTTCCTAGAGCTTTGCAGCAGAACTGAGAAAGGTCTAGAGGCTACTCAGTGTACTCTCTGGAAGGCAAGCAGCATcctcaaaaatatatgtattataagtGTTTTTAAACCATTTCCTACTAAAGTGGACTAAATGCACTATCCATGCTTCTAGCTTTTGTAGTCAACTTTTCCCAGGCATTAATTTCTCGTCAGAGAGGGatgtgtttgtttccttctttaatgGGAAAGCCTGTTTTCAGAAGCCAGAATAAGGTTAACTGTACGGCCAACCTCCTCATGGTATAAACCCCACCTTCATAATCCAGTAGTGTGTAagacagatgaaaatgaaaaatgaaatttggtTGTAAAGGAGCCTCACAGCATCAGAGACGACTAGCATGAGACTAGAGAGGTGTGACCCCAGCATGAGCTCTTTGTGAATAAGCAGTGTTCACCTCTACTGAGCTTCTCATTTTGGCTTGTGACAGTTCTTCTCACTTGTGATtgtttctggttttcattttaattgtctCACTCATCATCAAGCTCACCAGTTATTGTTCAAACAGGAAAATAGCCCTCATGCATGTGATACGCTTGCTTTCTGGATTCTATTACTGTCACGACTGCCACCCTCATTGCTTGTGCTTCCCACTCTGTGCTTCCCCACCACGGTCTCTCTTGCTTTTCAAGGAAAGCTgtttgtttcctgtgcttttatCCTTTTCCACTTGGGTTTCCTGTCCCACAGGAGAACTTACTCCGCCCTTTACGCTGTATGTGCAGTAGCTATCCCCTTGTGGCTCCACTGGGCCCTCAGAAGTGAGCTAATACACACAATGCAGTAATCCATGTCTTGCCTTGGTGGTAAGAAGCATGTGACCTTCCTCACTCTGCAGCTTCACCTCAGAATTAGCTGTTCCTCTAATACAGACGTGCTTGTGTGTGCCATTCCCAGGGCAGTGGGGTATAAACTTGAGACCAGCAGTGGATTATAAAGGGCTTTTAAATGGCAGAGTTGCTTCGGGCATGCTGCTGTGCTCTGGTGCTGCTTCGACCTGGAAAGCAGGAAAATGGATGCATTTATTTAGCCCCCAGCATTATTTGGATATCTTAAGGCCTAGTGGCTCACAACTTACCTTAGtagcttttatttattctgcAGCAAATGTGAATTCTGGTAAGAAAGTGGGgggtgagggaaaaaaaacaagattatgacttttctttccctcttccctaaAACTTGCCTCTTCGAATAATCTTCAGTGTGCCCTCCAGCAGAGCCGAAATCAGGCAGGACACAgactccttcttcctttctcatcaaACCATAGAAATAGAATTCCTTCATCATAACCTCAaagcttcctccttccctttgcaCTCCTTCCTCAGCTGAATGTTCCTGTTGCTTCCACATACAAGTGCTTGCTTGCTCTCCTGGGAAAGGGGGGAATGGGTGAGAATCCACAAACCAATTGAACCAATTGAGACTGAGGTCATCTTCAGGAAAACCATGTGTTCCTGGAGTTGAAAGATTCAGGCACACCACAGAGAACCTTCCTCATGACTAATCTTGGTTCTTAACTCATAGGCAACTGGGAGAGATTGAAGCCTTCATTCCTCCCGAGTTTGTTTACAAATTTGTGTGTATGGGTCCAGGTGAAAAAGGTTTTTTGAACCGAGCATGCTGTTTCTTTTATCACCTCTTTCTGTTAAAGAATGGCTAAAGACTGTGGCACAGTATCCACATGGTGTGGGAAGCCCATCTTTTCCTGGGCCAAGCATCTACCTTTGCTTTCCTTTAACTCCTACTTTAACCCTGCCTCAGTGCTCAAGAAATCCTCTTTTGCCCTGCATTCTGCAGCATTCTAGAGCCTCACTGACCATACCACACCTCCCTCATCAGCGTGATGCTGGGAATAGAGTACTGAAACTTACTTTCCGTACTCTAGATGCCATGGGAATGGGCAGAAAGGGGTCCCTCCCCTTTGTGCCTACCTCCATCTTGAGTTTTTTAGCCTCATCTGCAACTCCTGAAGAGAACCTGTTTTCATTACCCTCTTATGCCAAAATATTTGGCTAAACAAGACCTTGGAACCTTCCCGTCTTGCATGGCTTCCCAACTCATCCTCTCCCCATTCAGTGGCTTGCCATTCATCATCCTGTGAAGTTTTCCCTCTTCCTGAAGCCAAAACCCAACCTCCTTTTAATGGTTGTATTCTGTTGCTTCTTTTAATCCTAGGGACCAGCAGCACAAATACTGTCGGGGGAACAGTGAACAGCCAAGCCGCCCAAGCTCAGCCTCCTGCCATGACGTCCAGCAGGAAGGGCACATTTACAGATGATCTGCACAAGTTGGTAGACAATTGGGCCCGAGATGCCATGAATCTTTCAGGCAGGAGAGGAAGCAAAGGACACATGAATTATGAGGCAAGTCTTCTTCCCTTCTTGCCATTTCCCTAATCTGTCAAGAGTATCACTTAGCACACATCTGAATTCAGAGAGGATATCAAGTACCCAGGCTAGTGCTTAACATTTCATGCCACAGCCTTCCGTAGTAGCTCATGACTTTTAACCCCtttagaaacaaacagaaatcacccggttgcccttttatttttcttccctgaatTTCTAGCTCCCTGTTTGTCAACTAAagttttttctccccctttctttcgAAGCCTTGAActacatatgcatatgtacacaaGCACATGACTCTGCCCACTTCCAATCAGAATAGTTATTCTACCCTAACATGTTAAGTATAAAAAGCCGATAATTATTATGGAAGGTTTGGTGCGAGTTTTGGTTTCGCTATACCCTGTAAGATTAGACCAGCCCCAGTCCTAGAATTATATTTCAGTACTACCCATTTCACACCCATGGGTTACACCCACACCGGACTTTACAtgtagttgttttgttttcagggccCTGGAATGGCAAGGAAGTTCTCCGCACCTGGTCAGCTGTGCATCTCCATGACCTCAAACCTGGGTGGTTCTGCCCCCATCTCTGCTGCATCAGCTACCTCTCTAGGTCACTTCACCAAGTCCATGTGCCCCCCACAGCAGTACGGTTTTCCAGCTCCCCCCTTTGGCACTCAGTGGAGTGGGACAGGTGGCCCAACACCACAGCCACTTGGCCAGTTCCAACCTGTGGGAACTGCCTCCTTACAGAATTTCAACATCAGCAATTTGCAGAAATCCATCAGCAACCCCCCAGGTTCCAACTTGCGGACCACTTAGACCTAGAGACATTAACCGAGTAGATTTGGGGGCAGGAGATGGAATGCTGAAGGGTGGGCGGGAGGGGGGAATGGGAAAGTAGCCTATATACTAACTACTAGTGCTGCATTTAACTGGTTATTTCTTGCCAGAAAGGAATGTTTTTAATACCGCTTAGAGCCCTCAGAATTGAGAATCTCCCTCCCCCTTCACCATTTATTGGAGTGGAACAAGAGGGAAAGAGCAGCTTTCTTGTGATGGGGCGGTTTCAAACTATGCTTTCCTGTTCTCTACACCCAATAGCAAGGGCTAGGAAAGAGAATCATTTATCAGAAAGCCACAAGAGAGCTCAGTCAGTGGAAAAACCAAACCCCATCTGGATTTTCAAGTGGGTGGAGCTCTAAATGTTGGTACCCACCCCAAATCCCTTATTCCCTCAAGAATCCAAACcacaacacaaaaaaaacaaacaaaaaacctattgGGCTCTCTCCTACCCtgttcccccctccctttttttttttttctttctttgtttcttcttttgtttctttctttttgctctttagAACCCAGTGAAAAACACCAGGGGACTGAGGTTTCAACCCTTTCTTATGATAGGTCATTAGTGCTTTTAAGCAAATGATATTAGCAGCTTTGACTGCAGCATtagcaattaggaaaaaaaattaagttccctGCGGACATGTAACTTTGCCATCAGTTTTGATGTGGAAACACTGTGATATATAAATGTTGTTGGACAACAGTAGTTTTAAGAGTAAAATACGAAAggtttaaaaagttgaaaaaaagcaAGCTCTGTCCTTTACTTATTGAGACACTTtagcttttttcctttgtatttccattgtagtagataaataaatgtgaatgtaAGATTGTATAAATTACTGTACTTGAATACTTCTGTTCTCCCAGTATTGCTTGCTGGATATTTTAGTGCCTTGGACTTCTACTGCTTCTGCCATTAGCACCAACTTCTCATCAGACCCCAAATCAGCAGAGGGCGTGTGAAAGGATAATAGGTCCATGTGACCCCAGCAGAGGATTATGCCAAAGGGAAActgaaagagtattttttttttcttttaagtcattcAATTTTGTCTAGAGCAGGTGTAAGATGAGCAGGGTGAGAAGTTAAGTTGACATCAGTGGTTGAAAGCAGAAAGTTCTGTTTCAGGAACAGTGAGGAGGGGTTTCGTAACAAAATTGGACAATTTAAAAGATTAAGGGTGGTGTgtgataaatgaagaaaaaggaagactaaGAATGGGAGAACAAACTCGTTATGAAGATATGTGATGCCTGGCCTGTGGGTGCCATAAGCCTTACTTGAGCCAGGCTGGAACAGACAAGACCTAGTAGAAATGGCTGAATATAAAGGGAGTGGGGGCTAGTTTTTAAGTTGGGAAACTGATAGTGAAGAGTCACAGATGGAGAAAGTTGCTCTAAGAAAAACTGTATGGATTGCTTTCCTCTTGTTGCAAATGTCTCCTGCATTTCCCAGCTTGGGGTACTGTATTTTGTGGAAAGTGGACCCACATCTGAATTAAGCATTGTAAGAAAGAGTGCTTATTCCTACTCATTTCCTATGTGATGTCCAGATGGTTGCAGAATCCTAAGTCTGTTGTGCCACCTCTTTTTCTAGAATTGCAACTGATATTCTCACATTTTCATATAAACAAATACTCCCCTTAAGTAATAACTGCAACCAATCAGTATTATTTAGTGCTATGCCTAGTTGTAATGGGCAGTTCTGTTATTTTCAGAGCTTTCAGGAAATACTCCTAATTGGCTATGTTTAGATCTCTGTTATCTCTGAAGATGGGGAAAGAAGCTAGAACTCTTAATTTAGGGGGTGCTTCTTTTCACTTGAGTTGGGAAATTAACATAGTGCTGATCTCTGACCCACCTCAACTGGCACATCCCAGGAATCCCCACAATAGGAAGAGCCTGGTTGGCTGTCCTGTCCTGCCGTTCCTTCATGGGTCCTGTGTTAAGTTAGCCTAGGTCCCAAAGACGCAAATGAGAGCTGAAGGTTTAGGAAAGTAGAAATTAACAGGGGTTCCAAGCCCTACTTCAAagctgtttacttatttattctctgCTTAAGATCCTTGGGGAGATGGTAAGAGTAAGAATAGAACAAAGAAGGTGCTGAGTAAATGAGAAACGGACCACCTAAGATGAATGAAACTATACTTTCTACTGGAGGAACGAGGGAACCAAATGCAGcacattattttttgttattttggctTAATTTTGAGATCTCTTCACTTACACACAAAAAGTAAGAACtggttttatttactgttgatttttcttccctcctgtgGATGAAATAACTGAAGCCTAGAGGAATGAACTAGCGCTACTGaactgtttaaattatttttgtgttaataGTACACTTTGAGTATCTTTTTCCACATTACAAAAATCTTTCTGAATTATAAATGTTTTCCTTACATTATTTAACAATGTACActgtttagaaaaacaaataaactaaattcAAACCTTGGGGGTTTCTCAGCAGCCGTTAATTGTACATTTTGCACTAACTCTGGGTGTTGCGCTTCTTGTAAGATTGCGCTTTGTGCTTCAGTTTGTTACCTTTGTAGACTTATTTAATGAAACCATTCAAATAAACCAAACTTGCTTTTGTTGAGCTGTGGGCTTTCATTTCCAGCAAATTCCCTTTTCATGATCTCATTAGCTCACTGTTGAGTTGTGTACAATTTATATAACTAGATTCCTAACTCCAGGACCTCTTTAGCAGTCCTGAACTAAACTAAGATTATGCTTCagaaaaagagttttttttctgACGAAAGTGGTAAGGGTGTCAAAATCAAAAGATGAACATATGACCAAATCCATGTAACAAGAGGTAGTAATAAGGTAAAAGGAAAATCGGGGTAAGCTACATCATCTTCCGAAGGAACAGAAACGGCTGCCTTCCTGTACTTCAGGAATTCCTTGCCACGGGTTCATAGCTTCCCACAGATGGGTGTTTGATGCAAAAATTTATAAAAGCCACAGCATGAAGATCAGATAAAAGGCACAGTCCAAGGTACtgttttacttaaaaagtaaaccTGCAAACTCATTATTTGGGGAGAAGAATTATGAAACATCTGAAACTATacgaaaaaaacattttttgagataCAAAGCCACCTTCACATgtgaaatgcaaaaatataaacacctacttacattttttgttaaaaagaatttattttgctttcttaaaatgccttttctttgGTCCTAGATCATTCCCTTGATAAGGAAAAAAACCACAGGACAGTGACTTCATAAACCTATAAAGGAGAGATTATCATAGATGAAGATGGCAGGCTGGATTGATGCAAAGTAGCGAAACCCCACTCTAGTCTTTGTTCTTAGGATACACAGCGTGGTGTGGCCGGCAGTAAATGTGGAGACCTAAAGTTcaaagaagacagacattaaCAATAACTTGATATAGGTGGTGGTTAAAGTCCGTGCTTCATAGTATGGCTTATATTGCTTGAAGGCAGGTAGCCACTGATGACTCCTGAAATGCCTATACTTACTAATGTAAGCGCTTAGGAATAAATAGAGAAGAGCCTCAAGAGCCAGAGAGAAGGTGTTCAATCGTAGAGCCTCCCCACTGCAGTGTGTGACAAGCTTTTTAAAAGGGCTTTCTGACTGCTCTGCTCTGTCTGCAGTAGGCTCCAACACTCAAATCCTCAGGTAAAGTTCAGAATGAAGCAAGGTAAATCCTTGGAAATAAAGCTCATTCCCTAGGAATGATGAACAATTTCATGACCAAAAAGTAGTTTTCGAAAGTCCTTTTTGTGACAAAGTCCAATGATGTGACCGGAGCCTCAGTTAAGATGGatccagtttccttttcttcaagtCTTGGTTCTTGTCATAGAAATCACAGTTtactatggaagaaaaaaaatcatttaactaTGACTgccatgattttaaaataagaaactgacAGCTAAAATTTGAAAGGCcagtggggcagctgggtggctcagttgagcatccagctatggctcaggtcatgatctcatgcttcgtgagttcGCGCTCACTGCTGTTAGTATagaacctgcttcaaatcctctgcctCACCGCCAACACCCCCCccttgctcctcccccattcatttgTGCACacgtggtctctctcaaaaataaacattaaacctaaaagatgaataaaaattgtTATGAGGGTAGATCTTTGTGTTATCTCTAGATCAAGTTGCACTGCCAAACATGATGGGCCTACTTTAATAAAGTTCTTCAGTCAGTCATGCTTAAGCTTCCTACTATCAAGGGTTATAAGGAGTTACACCTGAAGTCAGGGCCCCCAGAGGAAAAGTTCTGGCGTATAAGCCagttatctttcattttcttacactGATATTCCCCTGGCAAAATATTATTATACAACTTCTTAAAATGGAATTcatcattctttctttaaaatgcaaagaattaACCCAAGTCCTCCGTTCAATTTTTGTTGCTGAACACTCTCGCTACCTGTTATCTCTTGGTTACTGTTGTGAGTTTGGAGTTGCCTGGGTCCAGATTTTGCTTGTGGATCCTGGTGACAGAGGTCCTGTGGGGTCCTATTCCAGGTCACCACCTGGTGTTTCAGGACTGGTGTGGCAGGGGTCTGGAGTGGTTCTGGCCTAGACAAGGGCTTCACATCACTGTCCCCTGCATCTGGATCCATATCCCACATTCCAAGACTGTCTGCAAGGACAGAGATCGTGGGAAAACGCAGCATCAACAAAGAAGTGTTCTCACAAAGCACTGGGAAAAACGTCATAAGAAATTCCATGTCGTGAGTGGACTATGACAGCTTttggaatttctctctccccatccacTAAAAGTATGCCAGAGTTTCTCTTAGGACCATAGATGAGCTGAGTATGTGTTGTCACAACTGCCTGCAGTCCATTACGTgtcctctctttttctaaaactttGTGGGGCTATAAGATTAAAATGAGGATTTTTATGTCTCTCTTAAAATGTATTAGTGACTACCAAAAGTGCATTTCATAGGTTTCATTTAATAAGTACctatatattggggcgcctgggtggctcagtcggtatgcatcagacttcggctcaggtcgtgatctcatggttcgtgggttcaagccccgcactgggctctgtgctgacagctcagagcctggagcctgctagagattctgtgtctccctctctctctgcccctccctcactcacattcgtctctcaaaaaaaaaaaaaaaaaaattaaaaaataataataagtacgTATATTAATGCTTAAGTCATTCCTTTAGCTCCTACTGACCTGTGAGGAAGTCTTTCTCCGTGTGTGGTTCAGAAACAGTTATGGGGGTGCTGTGCTTCACAGGAAGTGCTGGCGGTGCTGCTACAGTTCACAGGAGAGCGAACGAGAGAGGACAAAATCAGAATCACTCAGTTGTTGGAGGGAGCACCTCAGAAGTGCAAAGCTGCCTAGAGTTACGCTGGTTCCTAGCACAGCCAATAGGAGATCCAAGATTCCTGGTCCCATTCCTACCTACATACAGATCTGCATGAGGCTAAAATCAcgattctcttttcttctcactaAATTGGGGAGAAAACAAGGTTCATTTCTCCTAAAGCAACTATCCAGTTGGTCTGGGATAAGCCCTTTGTTTCTACTCTCTGGGAAAGACAATTATCTTCAAACAATTTTGCCTCATGTTCACAGACGACTCAGAAAAACTTTCTAATACGGAGATGGCCAAAGTAGCTGAAAGGGGATAAAAAAAGTTATATACCCTAAAATTTCTAGTTCTAGATTATGTCAAggcccctttccttccctgaaaATAGATGAGGGCGTCTTTAGAAATGGGGAAATGCATGGCAGGATTTCACAGAGTCTTAATTGCTTAGACTCTATCCTGACCTGATGTCCTACTGAGTTCTGTTTTGGACGTAACCGTACATACTGGCAGAGGATCAGGCTAGTCCCTCGGGACACCTCCCCAGGGCCTCCGCTCCCATCCTCCTCACACACCCTGATTCTTCTTTTCCACTGATGGAGCAGATAgttgcacttgctgtttctccATTTGTTCCCGGAACTGCTGCTGCAACTGTTTTTGCCGGAGCTTCCGCTGGTACGTGGCATCGCTCTCCATGGCGGAGGCCAGGCTTCTGCATCAGAAGAGCAATAAGGCGGGGCTGAGTTAACGAAGTAAACTCCTGAGGGAGGACACAGACCAGTCTGCTAGCTCAGGAGGTGAAAATGGAGATCAGGAAgactgagaagagaaagagagggaaccGAGGCCTCATACCGGGAGCTGCCGGCCTTGTCTTCCTGTTTCACGAGGTGGGGATCATCTGAGCGGCTTGGTTTACAAGGGGAGGTCACCTCCTGTGGTTTCGGGGGTCCCAGAGTCACGTTCTGCCGGCAGCTGCTGTATCTTGCTTGTTCCACAGAGGGTTCAAAATCTTGTCTCTTTGCTTTAGTTAAATCCACTTCAAGAGGCAACTaataagggaagaaaggaggtaAATAACTTCTTCCAAGTGcacttccccttccttttccctgCCTTCAAGGTCTAGATTCCTGGAAAATGGTATTTGACCATCCACTATCCATCGTGCCCTCTAGATCCTGAGAAGCTGAGACAAAGGATCCATACTTCGATCTGTGCTTCaactaacatttttaattatatggGAGAagtaaaacaatttcattttctactttatacCTTTCTGTAGTAATCAAATTTTGGTAAAAAGGAATCTTACTTTATGATTCAAGGCAAATGTTCTATATATCCTAATTTGAGTCTTTCGTGGGCAGCTGGATCTGTCTGATGCtgtctactttttgtctctttttcgtGGAAATGATCACACATACTCCTTGTGGAGGCCTGTACTTTCTCTGGCCTTTCTTCCAGGACTTCCCCCAAAATACAACACTCCTCAGTACAACACTCACAGGTTGCTGCGGCACAACTAAGTGTCCTTCAAATGACAGGAGGAAGAAGACTTGGAAAGCACTGACGTCTCCCAATTTAGGGTAGTTCCTGCATCTCACCCAATGTGAGAACTAACTGTACTTCATGGCATTTGGCAAAATGTTCTACTTCCAGGCCCTGAGCACGATAGAAACCCAGAGCTTTTCACTTGGGAGAACTGTCTCGATT
It encodes the following:
- the RAD52 gene encoding DNA repair protein RAD52 homolog isoform X6 → MSVTEEAILGGHGSHPSAGGSSVVCFGQCQYTAEEYQAIQKALRQRLGPEYISSRMAGGGQRVCYIEGHRVINLANEMFGYNGWAHSITQQNVDFVDLNNGKFYVGVCAFVRVQLKLPLEVDLTKAKRQDFEPSVEQARYSSCRQNVTLGPPKPQEVTSPCKPSRSDDPHLVKQEDKAGSSRSLASAMESDATYQRKLRQKQLQQQFREQMEKQQVQLSAPSVEKKNQAAPPALPVKHSTPITVSEPHTEKDFLTDSLGMWDMDPDAGDSDVKPLSRPEPLQTPATPVLKHQVVTWNRTPQDLCHQDPQAKSGPRQLQTHNSNQEITVNCDFYDKNQDLKKRKLDPS
- the RAD52 gene encoding DNA repair protein RAD52 homolog isoform X3: MSVTEEAILGGHGSHPSAGGSSVVCFGQCQYTAEEYQAIQKALRQRLGPEYISSRMAGGGQRVCYIEGHRVINLANEMFGYNGWAHSITQQNVDFVDLNNGKFYVGVCAFVRVQLKDGSYHEDVGYGVSEGLKSKALSLEKARKEAVTDGLKRALSFGNALGNCILDKDYLRSLNKLPRQLPLEVDLTKAKRQDFEPSVEQARYSSCRQNVTLGPPKPQEVTSPCKPSRSDDPHLVKQEDKAGSSRSLASAMESDATYQRKLRQKQLQQQFREQMEKQQVQLSAPSVEKKNQAAPPALPVKHSTPITVSEPHTEKDFLTDSLGMWDMDPDAGDSDVKPLSRPEPLQTPATPVLKHQVVTWNRTPQDLCHQDPQAKSGPRQLQTHNSNQEITVNCDFYDKNQDLKKRKLDPS
- the RAD52 gene encoding DNA repair protein RAD52 homolog isoform X1; protein product: MSVTEEAILGGHGSHPSAGGSSVVCFGQCQYTAEEYQAIQKALRQRLGPEYISSRMAGGGQRVCYIEGHRVINLANEMFGYNGWAHSITQQNVDFVDLNNGKFYVGVCAFVRVQLKDGSYHEDVGYGVSEGLKSKALSLEKARKEAVTDGLKRALRSFGNALGNCILDKDYLRSLNKLPRQLPLEVDLTKAKRQDFEPSVEQARYSSCRQNVTLGPPKPQEVTSPCKPSRSDDPHLVKQEDKAGSSRSLASAMESDATYQRKLRQKQLQQQFREQMEKQQVQLSAPSVEKKNQAAPPALPVKHSTPITVSEPHTEKDFLTDSLGMWDMDPDAGDSDVKPLSRPEPLQTPATPVLKHQVVTWNRTPQDLCHQDPQAKSGPRQLQTHNSNQEITVNCDFYDKNQDLKKRKLDPS
- the RAD52 gene encoding DNA repair protein RAD52 homolog isoform X5 — encoded protein: MLWTVSVHSRRVSGHPESSEAKAGPRIHQQPNGWRRPEDFVDLNNGKFYVGVCAFVRVQLKDGSYHEDVGYGVSEGLKSKALSLEKARKEAVTDGLKRALRSFGNALGNCILDKDYLRSLNKLPRQLPLEVDLTKAKRQDFEPSVEQARYSSCRQNVTLGPPKPQEVTSPCKPSRSDDPHLVKQEDKAGSSRSLASAMESDATYQRKLRQKQLQQQFREQMEKQQVQLSAPSVEKKNQAAPPALPVKHSTPITVSEPHTEKDFLTDSLGMWDMDPDAGDSDVKPLSRPEPLQTPATPVLKHQVVTWNRTPQDLCHQDPQAKSGPRQLQTHNSNQEITVNCDFYDKNQDLKKRKLDPS
- the RAD52 gene encoding DNA repair protein RAD52 homolog isoform X2, translating into MSVTEEAILGGHGSHPSAGGSSVVCFGQCQYTAEEYQAIQKALRQRLGPEYISSRMAGGGQRVCYIEGHRVINLANEMFGYNGWAHSITQQNVDFVDLNNGKFYVGVCAFVRVQLKDGSYHEDVGYGVSEGLKSKALSLEKARKEAVTDGLKRALRSFGNALGNCILDKDYLRSLNKLPRQLPLEVDLTKAKRQDFEPSVEQARYSSCRQNVTLGPPKPQEVTSPCKPSRSDDPHLVKQEDKAGSSRSLASAMESDATYQRKLRQKQLQQQFREQMEKQQVQLSAPSVEKKNQAPPALPVKHSTPITVSEPHTEKDFLTDSLGMWDMDPDAGDSDVKPLSRPEPLQTPATPVLKHQVVTWNRTPQDLCHQDPQAKSGPRQLQTHNSNQEITVNCDFYDKNQDLKKRKLDPS
- the RAD52 gene encoding DNA repair protein RAD52 homolog isoform X4, coding for MSVTEEAILGGHGSHPSAGGSSVVCFGQCQYTAEEYQAIQKALRQRLGPEYISSRMAGGGQRDGSYHEDVGYGVSEGLKSKALSLEKARKEAVTDGLKRALRSFGNALGNCILDKDYLRSLNKLPRQLPLEVDLTKAKRQDFEPSVEQARYSSCRQNVTLGPPKPQEVTSPCKPSRSDDPHLVKQEDKAGSSRSLASAMESDATYQRKLRQKQLQQQFREQMEKQQVQLSAPSVEKKNQAAPPALPVKHSTPITVSEPHTEKDFLTDSLGMWDMDPDAGDSDVKPLSRPEPLQTPATPVLKHQVVTWNRTPQDLCHQDPQAKSGPRQLQTHNSNQEITVNCDFYDKNQDLKKRKLDPS